In the genome of Methanobrevibacter sp., the window ATCAATAGTTTCAATTTTATAATCAGCCAAATCATCATTATCAGAATAAATAGATTGAACATCAGAACTTCCGATATTTGAACTTCCAGCGATATCTCCAATAGAAACTTCATCAATATCAGAAGTGTCTATATTTTCAACATTCTCAGCAGATACTCCACTTATAACAATCATTAACAATGTAATAAGAGTTATAAGCAAAATCATCTGTTTTTTAATAGTTTAACCTCCAAAAAATTTTAATGATACCCTCATTTAATTAACTATCCAATTAATAGGATATCACTATTAATATGTAGTAATACTAATATAAATATAATTATTACTCATTTGGAAAATGGGTGGAGAAAGTAATAAAAAAAGTATTAAAAATTGATGGGATTTTAAAAAAAGGTAATAAAATATCTAATATAAGAACATTAAGAGGTTATATTAATAAAACTATTCCTTAAAATCATGTTATTAGCAATAGAGCAATCCATATACGAATAAACTTAAATCAAACTGATAAAAGTTGTTTAAAATAAACAAAAAAAGTATTACTTATTAAGTGAGTTAATGAATAAATAATATTTTAAAAACCATTTTACGAATTACTTTTTGAAAAAAATGGAAATATTATCTGAATTCCTTACGGCTATTCCAGATTTCCTTAGTGGATTTAAAACCACTTCTTTTAAGAGTCTTTTCATCAAAATCATTAATTAAATCTACTAATTTCTCAATAGCTATCTCACTGTTTTTTACAAGATCAGACTCTTTTTGGTCTGGAAGATTTTCAAAAGCCTTCGGAATTTCATCTATTTTTACAATTGGTATATTAAGCTCTTTTGCCAAGTCAACACTTCCATGGGTTTTATGGAATCCCTCTATCTTCAAAGAAGGAATATTGAAAACCCCTGCTTCAATGGTCATCCCCATACCTGCAGCATAGATGAGATGTGATGCTGCATTCATAAAGCTTAACAAATCAACATACTGAGGCAAAATCTTAATGTTTGGTGATAAGACCAATTCCTGAACCATATTCCTGTCAAATCTATAAGGTGCAATCAATGCCTTAAGATTAAGCTCTTCAACAGCCCTAATCAATGGCTCTATATCCTCTTCCCTTAAATCTCCTCCAAGAACAAGCAATACAAATTCTTTCATCCCATATTCGCCATAGATTTCATCCTTATCTATTAAGCTTCCTTCCTTGATTTGATTATCAACATATTTTGCCATAGGATAACCATTAATGTTTACAACATTCTTTAGCTGATAATTTTTCTCAAGGTACTTTTTATAATCTTCGCTTGGAACAGTTACAAGATTAGCTTGAGAGATGACTTCTATAGGATTGTAGATATCCTGTTCTATATGCAAAACAGGAATTCTTAAAATATTAGCTGCCACAATGGCTTTTCTAACATCTCCAGCATTGCCTGCAGTTATCAATAAATCTATATTCTTTCCCTTAAGGGCATTATAGGATTTTAAAATATCTTTTGAAATGAGGAAAGCCAATTTTCCGGTAGAATTCTTTTTCCCTCTTCTGCCTTCTCCAATAGAATAAACTTCATCACAGTAAGGTTCAAGAAAAGCCTTTGAAGACTCTCCATGATAAAGGCCAATTATCTTGTTTAATTTGAAGGATAATTTGTCTTCTTTTTCCAATTCCCTTAATCTTTCCATAACTGGAATTATTGTTTTGGAAGGAGTGATTTCTCCAGCAATAGCTATGTTTTTAGATTCCATAAACTTAGATTCAGTGCCTTTAGATTCCATGATCTGAACCTCTCAAGGATTTGATAATGATTAAAACAGCAATCAAATAGAAGAGCCAAACAACTATATCACTTGGACCTGTTTCAATCCAAATAATGGTTTGTGCAAGCAAAATGCCATAAAATGCTGTAAAAATGCTTTTTTTATTGAATTGAATAATGTGTAAAACCTTCAAAATAAAGCCTATTATAAACATCTGCACCAACATTCCTATTATTCCAAAGTCAAGCAAAGCAGGGCCAAAAATGGTTGAAGTGATTGAATGAACCCTTCCAATTGTAGCCTGGCCAACTAAAACCCTTGCATCTGTATGTGTAAAGAATCCAGTTAGTGTAGCATAAAAGAGATTCCCCATAGTAGTGCATTGATTTTCAATAGCCTTTGAGAGTACATTCAATGTGAACGCCGCCCTATAGGATACAAGCTCAATCGGATTTAATGACCAATGCTGCCAGCTGATAGCCTGAACTGCAATAAATCCTACAGCTAAAAGTACAGCAGCAATCGCTAAAATAGCAAGAATAATATATTTTACATCAACATCTCTTGTATAATACAAAGTTATTAGAGCAGATAGCATGATTGCAATCGGGGTTGTCCTATAACCTGTTAGAGCAAATAAGATCAATCCAATTATAAGCAATATGTAATGGGATTTCCTATTGTATTTAGCAAGAAGAATGTTAATTGATGGCAAGAATATTATATAGGATAAAAGCCATATTTTTGTTGCCGCTTTTGCCTTTAATGTCGCGGAAAAAAGTGGTATGCCACCTAATAGAACTATGTTTATAATTTGAAATAAGATTCCTAAAGAAACCAATCCAACGATGATTAATTCATTTCTAGAATATGAATCAGCACGAGATAATTTCTTAGGATTTAAGCTTAAATTGGGGTTTGAATCAAGAATATTAAAATTCTTATTTAAAAAGTAGTTAGCTAAAAAAATGCCTAGAATAAAGAATAAAAGACCCAATCCAATATAGAGATACAAATCTAAATTAGGAGCAGGCAATTTTTGATACATATACCACATAGGCATAGCTATAATCAGGAATAGAA includes:
- a CDS encoding oligosaccharide repeat unit polymerase family protein; the protein is MNFSLENRNFDLFHPLIIVAMVILFLIIAMPMWYMYQKLPAPNLDLYLYIGLGLLFFILGIFLANYFLNKNFNILDSNPNLSLNPKKLSRADSYSRNELIIVGLVSLGILFQIINIVLLGGIPLFSATLKAKAATKIWLLSYIIFLPSINILLAKYNRKSHYILLIIGLILFALTGYRTTPIAIMLSALITLYYTRDVDVKYIILAILAIAAVLLAVGFIAVQAISWQHWSLNPIELVSYRAAFTLNVLSKAIENQCTTMGNLFYATLTGFFTHTDARVLVGQATIGRVHSITSTIFGPALLDFGIIGMLVQMFIIGFILKVLHIIQFNKKSIFTAFYGILLAQTIIWIETGPSDIVVWLFYLIAVLIIIKSLRGSDHGI